A region of the Halosolutus amylolyticus genome:
ACGAGAGAGACGCTCTCGTAGGGCAGACTCGAGAGAAAGCCGTCGAGGACGTCGACGTAGCTCTCGATCGTGTGCTCGACCGTACCGGTGCTGTTCCCGTACTCGGGCCAATCGGGTGCGTAGACGCGGTACTCCGACGCGAGGGCGTCGACGGTGTGGCGCCACGACACCGTCGCGTCGTCGATTCCCGCCCCGTGGAGCAAGACGACGGGCGGCCCGTCGGTGCCCGCGCGCCGATAGGCGATGCGACAGCCTCCGACGGTGGCGACGCCGGTGCCGGTCATACTCGCCGGCGGTCGCGGGTCCAGTTCGCGCCCGCGACGGTGTTGTTCGGGGCGGTCGGTCCCGGTGCTTGTCCCTCGCCGACGCGTTCGCTGGCCCGTGGACTGGCCGATCGACTCGTCCCGGACCGCGTCGATCGCGCCGTGATACCAGTACTCATTCTACACCACTCTGGACGGATCCTTAATAATGGTTATGGTCGTATTTACAACCAGTTTACATCGTTGTGCCTATCTACCGGTCCGATCCCGTTCTCGCATTCCGCCGCGAGCATCGGTGGCGTCCGTACCGGAACCGACTCGCCTTCGGCCCGGTGCTTCCGGACACCGTCTCCTCCGTCGACCCGACCGTTCGTGTCCCGGGTCAGCCCCGGGGTGGGACTCTCCCGCCGATACGTGCGCGACTCACTCTTCGGTTCCTCCGTCCGCTTCGATGCCGTCTCGGGATTGCCCGGCGCGACCGCGTCCGGGCCTCGGTACGATCGAAACCAGTTTCGCTCTGGATAGTTTCCGGGTAGCCAGAACGACGACGTACGCCCCGATCGCCACGACGACGATCGAACCGCCGGCGGCGATGCCGTAGACGTACGAGACCGTCACGCCGAGGATCGCCGCGAACTCGGCGGCGAGTATCGCGAGGAGGATCGATCGCTTGAAGCTCCGGGCGACGAGCGATGCGGTCGCGACCGGAACGACGAGCATCGCCACGACCAGGATGACGCCCATGATCTGCATCGCACTGACGACGACGAACGCCGTGAGGACGACCATGAGTCGCTTGTATTGCCGAACGCCGATTCTCGCTGCACCGGCGGCAGTCGCATCGAACGTAACGTACAGCAGCGGCCGGTACACCAGCGAGACGGCGCCGCCGACGAGCAGACACATGAAGACGAGGAGCCCGACGTCCGCCTTCGAAACGGTCGCCAGGCTCCCGAACAGGTAGGCGTCGATCCCGACGGCGATCCCGCCGTCCGTCGCCGTGATGAGAATGCTCCCGACCGCGAATCCGCCGGTCAACACGATCGCCAGCGACGTATCGCTGTATGCGCCGGCGTGTTCGATCAACAACTCGACGAGCAGGGCCGTGACGACTGCCACGACGAAGGCTGTCAGCAGCGGCGACAGCGACAGCGAGAACGTCGCGTTGACGAACAGCCCGACGGCGACGCCCGCGAAGGCGGTGTGTGCGAGTGTATCGCCGATCATCGAGAGCTCACGATGCACGAGGAACGTCCCGACGAGCGGCCCGATAACGGCGATACATACCGCACCGAGGTACGCT
Encoded here:
- a CDS encoding metal ABC transporter permease, translating into MVAWLLGVAFDLFEWVLDDVYGAAMDGLATHLGVSLLGYPYMQRAYLGAVCIAVIGPLVGTFLVHRELSMIGDTLAHTAFAGVAVGLFVNATFSLSLSPLLTAFVVAVVTALLVELLIEHAGAYSDTSLAIVLTGGFAVGSILITATDGGIAVGIDAYLFGSLATVSKADVGLLVFMCLLVGGAVSLVYRPLLYVTFDATAAGAARIGVRQYKRLMVVLTAFVVVSAMQIMGVILVVAMLVVPVATASLVARSFKRSILLAILAAEFAAILGVTVSYVYGIAAGGSIVVVAIGAYVVVLATRKLSRAKLVSIVPRPGRGRAGQSRDGIEADGGTEE